A single window of Solanum dulcamara chromosome 5, daSolDulc1.2, whole genome shotgun sequence DNA harbors:
- the LOC129889268 gene encoding zinc finger CCCH domain-containing protein 20-like produces MMIIGRSPHSHPTVQIPPWDFTDDPTVDVYSPFSASPDSAFDALKALQRYLPSNGNDVIFDSDGLDIPVDAFSCDNFRMYEFKVRKCARGRSHDWTECPYAHPGEKARRRDPRKYHYSGTSCPEFRKGQCKKGDACEYAHGVFECWLHPARYRTQPCKDGTHCRRRVCFFAHTPEQLRVLPQNSPRSHNESSDGSPGRLGFESFSSSPPLDSPPLTPRGLAESMRNMKIGIVRGGMRTMQMGSPGFGSPRSPSMLRPGFMSLPTTPTRSGAAVFDQYCEEEPAMERVESGRDLRARMYAKLSKENSLDLGAPDVGWVSELLK; encoded by the coding sequence ATGATGATTATCGGCCGGTCACCTCACTCACATCCGACCGTCCAAATCCCTCCTTGGGATTTTACGGATGATCCGACGGTTGATGTTTACTCCCCATTTTCTGCTAGCCCTGATTCTGCTTTCGATGCCTTGAAGGCGTTGCAGCGTTACCTGCCGTCGAATGGTAACGACGTTATTTTTGACTCTGATGGGTTGGACATTCCGGTGGATGCTTTCTCATGTGATAACTTCCGTATGTATGAGTTCAAGGTGAGGAAGTGTGCACGTGGAAGGTCACATGACTGGACCGAGTGTCCGTACGCTCATCCCGGTGAGAAGGCTCGCCGGAGGGATCCTCGGAAGTATCATTACTCAGGTACTTCTTGTCCGGAGTTTCGTAAAGGTCAGTGTAAGAAAGGTGATGCATGTGAGTACGCTCACGGCGTATTCGAGTGTTGGCTTCACCCTGCTCGCTATCGTACGCAGCCTTGTAAGGATGGGACCCACTGCCGCCGCCGCGTGTGCTTCTTCGCGCACACACCGGAGCAACTCCGTGTTCTCCCTCAGAACAGTCCGAGAAGCCATAACGAGTCGTCTGACGGGTCTCCGGGTCGACTCGGGTTTGAATCGTTCTCGTCGTCTCCGCCGCTCGACTCGCCTCCGTTGACTCCACGTGGACTGGCTGAGTCGATGCGTAATATGAAGATTGGGATTGTGAGGGGTGGTATGCGTACTATGCAAATGGGTTCTCCCGGGTTTGGTTCACCACGGAGCCCATCAATGCTCCGACCCGGATTCATGAGCCTGCCAACAACTCCGACCCGGAGTGGAGCGGCGGTGTTCGATCAGTATTGCGAAGAAGAGCCAGCGATGGAGAGGGTAGAATCTGGTAGGGATCTCCGAGCCAGAATGTATGCTAAACTAAGCAAGGAGAACTCTCTTGACTTGGGTGCTCCGGATGTTGGATGGGTTTCCGAATTGCTGAAATGA